One Cohnella candidum genomic region harbors:
- a CDS encoding flotillin family protein — MDMTLYIPVGIVIVVILLIIVFASRYRTVKADEAMIVTGALTREGMKIVKAGGTFVWPVVQEASFLTLQVQTLDIHTPEVYTMHGVPVMVDGVAQIKIKGDLESIATAAEQFLGKHDDELKSIATQTMEGHLRAILGTMTVEDVYRNREEFARNVQEVAASDLNKMGLQIVSFTIRDVRDKNGYLDALGQPQIASVKRDAEIAKANALRDEQIAKSKALEEGKKAEFAAETNIAEANKAMEVKKAAFKQEQDQRKAEADQAYKLQEVKTLQSVKAEEMQIQVIEREKQIELESKEIERRERELVATVKKQAEAERFAQEQRAEAERYQIEAKAKAEAEAVRLAGAANADKERAEGTAEADVIRLKGLAEAEAKDKIADALRKYGEAAVVELIVDKFPEIARAIAEPLSKTEKIVIVDGGGSGPNGGAAKVTGYVTDLLAKMPETVSALTGVDVNQLLKRLAEGSTAMKKDITIDSGNS, encoded by the coding sequence ATGGACATGACATTGTACATTCCGGTTGGCATCGTAATCGTCGTTATTTTGCTCATTATCGTTTTCGCATCCCGCTACCGGACCGTGAAGGCCGACGAAGCGATGATCGTCACGGGGGCGCTGACCCGGGAAGGAATGAAGATCGTGAAGGCGGGCGGCACGTTCGTGTGGCCCGTCGTGCAGGAAGCTTCCTTCCTGACGCTGCAGGTTCAGACGCTGGATATCCATACGCCCGAGGTGTACACGATGCACGGCGTGCCCGTCATGGTCGACGGGGTGGCCCAGATCAAAATCAAAGGCGATTTGGAATCGATCGCCACGGCGGCCGAGCAGTTTCTCGGCAAACACGACGACGAGCTGAAGAGCATCGCCACCCAGACGATGGAAGGCCATTTGAGAGCCATCCTCGGCACGATGACCGTGGAGGACGTTTACCGCAACCGGGAAGAGTTCGCCCGCAACGTGCAGGAAGTGGCGGCGAGCGACTTGAACAAAATGGGCCTGCAGATCGTTTCGTTCACCATTCGCGACGTGCGGGACAAGAACGGCTACCTTGACGCGCTCGGCCAGCCGCAGATCGCTTCGGTCAAACGCGATGCCGAAATCGCGAAAGCGAATGCGCTGAGGGATGAGCAGATCGCCAAGTCCAAGGCGCTGGAAGAAGGCAAGAAGGCCGAATTCGCGGCGGAGACCAACATCGCGGAAGCGAACAAAGCCATGGAAGTGAAGAAGGCGGCGTTTAAGCAAGAACAGGATCAGAGGAAGGCGGAGGCCGACCAGGCGTATAAGCTTCAGGAAGTGAAAACGCTGCAGTCCGTCAAAGCCGAGGAAATGCAAATCCAGGTCATCGAGCGGGAGAAACAGATCGAGCTGGAGTCCAAGGAGATCGAGCGGCGCGAACGCGAGCTGGTCGCCACGGTGAAAAAACAAGCGGAAGCGGAGCGTTTCGCCCAGGAGCAGCGCGCGGAAGCCGAACGCTATCAGATCGAGGCGAAAGCGAAAGCCGAGGCCGAAGCCGTCCGGCTGGCGGGTGCCGCGAACGCCGACAAAGAACGGGCGGAAGGTACGGCCGAGGCCGACGTAATCCGGCTTAAAGGCCTTGCCGAAGCCGAGGCGAAGGATAAAATCGCCGACGCGCTGCGCAAATACGGAGAAGCGGCGGTCGTCGAGCTGATCGTCGACAAGTTCCCGGAAATCGCCAGGGCCATCGCCGAGCCGTTGTCCAAAACGGAGAAGATCGTCATCGTCGACGGAGGGGGGAGCGGTCCGAACGGCGGCGCGGCCAAAGTGACCGGGTACGTCACGGATCTGCTGGCCAAAATGCCCGAGACGGTGAGTGCGCTGACGGGTGTGGACGTGAACCAGCTGCTGAAAAGGCTGGCGGAAGGCAGCACCGCCATGAAGAAAGACATCACGATCGACAGCGGAAACTCATAA
- a CDS encoding manganese catalase family protein — translation MWIYEKKLQYPVKVSKCDPMMAKFLLEQYGGADGELSAALRYLNQRYSIPDRVIGLLTDIGTEEFAHLEMIATMVYKLTKDATVEQLKAAGLGDHYAVHDRALFYQNASGVPWTSAYIQAKGDPVADLYEDIAAEEKARATYQWLIDMTDDVDLQDGLKFLREREVIHSLRFREAVEIIKADRDQKKFF, via the coding sequence ATGTGGATCTATGAGAAAAAGCTGCAATATCCGGTCAAGGTGAGCAAGTGCGATCCCATGATGGCGAAGTTTCTGCTCGAGCAGTACGGCGGCGCGGACGGCGAACTCTCGGCGGCGCTTCGCTACTTGAATCAGCGGTATTCCATCCCGGATCGCGTAATCGGGCTGCTGACGGATATCGGGACTGAAGAGTTCGCCCACCTGGAAATGATCGCCACGATGGTTTACAAGCTGACCAAGGACGCGACAGTAGAGCAGCTGAAGGCAGCCGGCTTGGGCGACCATTATGCCGTTCACGACCGGGCGTTGTTCTATCAGAACGCTTCGGGGGTTCCTTGGACATCCGCCTACATTCAAGCCAAAGGCGATCCCGTTGCCGACCTGTACGAGGACATCGCCGCGGAAGAGAAGGCCCGTGCCACCTACCAATGGCTGATCGATATGACCGACGACGTCGATCTGCAGGATGGACTGAAGTTTCTGCGCGAGAGGGAGGTCATCCATTCCCTCAGATTCCGGGAAGCCGTGGAGATCATCAAGGCGGACCGGGATCAGAAGAAATTCTTTTAA
- a CDS encoding spore coat protein CotJB, which produces MQLEQLQKVDFALVELNLYLDTHPTDMQAIQQFNQLAQTRRQISQDFELKYGPLMHFGHSYTRFPFQWPETPWPWQV; this is translated from the coding sequence ATGCAGCTGGAACAACTGCAAAAGGTTGACTTCGCGCTGGTCGAGCTGAACCTGTATTTGGATACCCACCCGACCGACATGCAAGCCATTCAGCAATTCAATCAGCTCGCCCAAACGCGCAGGCAGATCAGCCAGGATTTCGAACTGAAATACGGACCGCTCATGCATTTCGGCCACAGCTACACCCGGTTTCCCTTCCAATGGCCGGAGACGCCATGGCCGTGGCAGGTGTGA
- a CDS encoding spore coat associated protein CotJA, with amino-acid sequence MNNGQWREWFPYASPTDPCPPIPVKRYVVPPNLFIHFQPMNLPQFPLDEALFRGTLWPALYSPYEPQRSAKGG; translated from the coding sequence ATGAACAACGGACAATGGCGCGAGTGGTTTCCGTACGCAAGTCCGACCGACCCCTGCCCGCCGATACCCGTCAAGCGGTATGTGGTTCCGCCGAACCTGTTTATCCATTTTCAGCCGATGAACCTGCCGCAGTTTCCGTTGGACGAAGCGTTATTCCGGGGCACGCTGTGGCCTGCGCTTTACAGCCCCTATGAGCCCCAGCGGTCCGCGAAAGGAGGGTAA
- the ytvI gene encoding sporulation integral membrane protein YtvI, which produces MPLRQFMLIAFALAFLYLLFTAGAPFLLALVVAIFLEPLTELLMKRTKMNRLAASTLSSTLFTALLLGVAALIGMKVVAELTAFMQNVPDYLTNASAYIQDLLERAQSFSSGGADPVPGQLESWLSKVTELLTSLSQNITGYLLNFAKGIPNFFVFFIVFLVAVYLFTLSMPQMKMSFLSLFEEKSRHQMDQVLVSLRKSVFGFLRAQLLLSVITYVICFVGLLIIGTGYPLAISLLIVVVDVLPVLGTGSVVVPWAAYQLVAGDVFTGIGLLLLFLVITVVRRIVEPKILGDAVGIGALSALISLYVGYELVGVIGVFLGPIVVIVFIAARKAGLLDFKIKLD; this is translated from the coding sequence ATGCCGCTGCGCCAATTCATGTTGATCGCCTTCGCGCTCGCGTTTCTGTATTTGCTGTTTACGGCGGGCGCGCCCTTTTTGCTGGCGCTTGTCGTCGCGATCTTTTTGGAGCCGCTGACGGAACTGCTCATGAAGCGGACCAAAATGAACCGGCTGGCCGCTTCGACCTTATCGAGCACGTTGTTCACCGCGTTGCTGCTGGGCGTCGCCGCCCTGATCGGCATGAAAGTGGTGGCGGAGCTGACCGCGTTCATGCAGAACGTGCCCGATTATTTGACCAATGCGAGCGCGTACATACAGGATTTGCTGGAGAGGGCGCAAAGCTTCTCGAGCGGCGGGGCCGACCCCGTGCCGGGTCAGTTGGAAAGCTGGCTGTCCAAAGTGACGGAACTGCTCACCAGCCTGTCCCAGAACATTACCGGATACCTGCTGAACTTCGCCAAAGGCATACCGAACTTTTTCGTGTTTTTCATCGTTTTCCTGGTGGCCGTCTATCTGTTCACGCTGAGCATGCCGCAAATGAAGATGTCCTTCCTCTCGCTTTTCGAGGAGAAGTCACGTCACCAGATGGATCAGGTGCTCGTCAGCCTCCGCAAATCGGTGTTCGGTTTCTTGAGGGCCCAGTTGCTGCTCAGCGTCATCACTTACGTGATCTGCTTCGTCGGCCTCTTGATTATCGGAACCGGTTATCCGCTCGCGATATCGCTGCTCATCGTCGTCGTCGACGTGCTGCCCGTTCTCGGCACCGGCTCGGTGGTCGTGCCCTGGGCTGCGTACCAGCTGGTCGCCGGAGACGTGTTTACCGGCATAGGGCTGCTGCTATTGTTTCTTGTCATAACGGTCGTCAGAAGGATCGTGGAACCGAAAATTCTGGGCGATGCCGTCGGAATCGGCGCGTTGTCGGCTTTGATCAGCTTGTACGTCGGATACGAGCTCGTCGGCGTGATCGGCGTTTTTCTCGGACCTATCGTCGTCATTGTTTTCATAGCGGCCCGGAAAGCCGGACTCCTTGATTTCAAAATCAAACTGGATTGA
- a CDS encoding hemolysin family protein, whose protein sequence is MEQFHWGSIVWNLLLVLFLVFLNGFFVASEFALVRVRQSRLTQLQNEGNKLANYALKVNSRLDVYLSATQLGITLASLGLGWVGEPAIADLIVIPLLHDFGITDETVIHSISYVTAFALITFLHIVLGELAPKSLAIQKSVGVSLWLSWPLLTFYRIFLPFIWVLNGAANRLLKLVGVQPAGEHEAAHTEEEIRILMSESAKSGIIDKDEMTLFDNVFEFADRVAREIMLPRTDMDCLFTNQPFADNMKVVYATKHTRYPVAVEDKDQIIGFVHIADLLTADPDVEEQDLNRFLRPILSVPESMEISKVLKLMQRRKSQLAIVIDEYGGTAGMITAETILEELVGEMQDEFDDELPSVVVKGDITSVEGRMLIEDVNDLFGLDIEDEEVDTIGGWLFNLLEGNISKGKKVIQYGYVFEIAQTERLRVQRVHIYRAKPAKPDVPGLQTEGQMSAE, encoded by the coding sequence TTGGAACAATTTCATTGGGGCAGCATCGTTTGGAATCTGCTTCTCGTCCTGTTTCTTGTTTTCCTGAACGGTTTTTTCGTGGCGTCCGAGTTCGCCCTCGTCCGGGTCCGCCAGTCGCGGCTGACCCAGCTTCAGAATGAAGGCAACAAATTGGCGAATTACGCGCTGAAGGTCAACTCGCGGCTGGACGTTTATCTTTCGGCGACCCAGCTCGGCATCACGCTTGCTTCGCTTGGTCTCGGTTGGGTGGGCGAACCCGCCATCGCGGATCTTATCGTCATTCCGCTGCTCCACGACTTCGGGATCACCGACGAGACCGTCATCCACAGCATTTCTTACGTGACCGCGTTCGCTTTGATCACTTTCCTGCATATCGTACTAGGGGAACTGGCGCCCAAGTCTCTGGCGATCCAGAAGTCCGTCGGCGTTTCCCTGTGGCTGTCCTGGCCGCTGCTGACCTTTTACCGCATCTTCCTGCCGTTCATCTGGGTGCTTAACGGAGCCGCGAACCGCTTGCTGAAGCTGGTCGGCGTCCAGCCGGCGGGCGAGCACGAAGCGGCCCACACCGAGGAAGAGATCCGCATCCTCATGAGCGAAAGCGCCAAGAGCGGCATCATCGACAAGGATGAAATGACGCTGTTCGACAACGTGTTCGAATTCGCGGACCGCGTCGCGCGCGAGATCATGCTGCCGAGAACGGACATGGATTGCCTGTTCACGAACCAGCCTTTCGCGGACAACATGAAGGTCGTCTACGCGACCAAGCATACCCGCTACCCGGTGGCGGTCGAAGACAAGGACCAAATCATCGGCTTCGTGCACATCGCGGACCTGCTTACGGCGGATCCCGACGTGGAGGAGCAGGACCTGAACCGATTCCTGAGGCCGATCCTCAGCGTGCCGGAATCGATGGAGATCAGCAAGGTGCTGAAGCTCATGCAGCGGCGCAAATCGCAGCTGGCCATCGTCATCGACGAGTACGGCGGAACGGCGGGCATGATTACGGCCGAGACGATTCTCGAAGAGCTCGTCGGCGAAATGCAGGACGAATTCGATGACGAGCTGCCGAGTGTCGTCGTGAAAGGCGACATTACGTCCGTCGAAGGACGGATGCTGATTGAGGACGTCAACGACCTGTTCGGCTTGGACATCGAGGATGAAGAAGTCGATACGATCGGGGGCTGGCTGTTCAACCTGCTGGAAGGCAACATTTCCAAAGGGAAGAAGGTCATTCAGTACGGCTATGTATTCGAGATCGCCCAGACCGAGAGGCTGCGCGTTCAACGCGTGCATATTTATCGGGCGAAACCGGCCAAGCCGGACGTCCCGGGTCTGCAGACGGAAGGCCAGATGTCCGCGGAGTAA
- the yfkAB gene encoding radical SAM/CxCxxxxC motif protein YfkAB, producing MQALPLSAGRLPYEAPSDWMPISPAFDPWDPIRSLKRFGRHRLTSVELTVTQLCNMRCEHCAVGDSLTMKEAPHLPLDAVLRRLDEIEHLETISLTGGEPTFRLETVRELILPVLKYARARGVRSQLNSNVTLDYGRYDEIAPYLDVMHISFNYTEAEDFHRIGFAKSGRDVSLPAAAKMYERMMDNARKLSEGGLFVSAESMINFRTHGKMPEIHRLIVDMGCKRHEVHPMYPSSFAAGLPVLSREQMRAAVETLLDARNQEVWMLFGTLPFFACSESPEERSLVKRLRTEPGVTVRNDPDGRNRVNVNIFSGDVYVTDFAAIPPFGNILDDKLEDIFGKWQDHPLQRGVSCHCPEASCCGPNLLVSDMYYKHEDFRSRRALP from the coding sequence ATGCAAGCTTTACCCCTATCCGCCGGAAGGCTGCCTTACGAGGCACCGTCCGACTGGATGCCGATTTCCCCGGCTTTCGATCCTTGGGATCCAATCCGGTCCTTGAAGCGCTTCGGGCGGCATCGGCTCACCAGCGTAGAACTCACGGTCACCCAGCTCTGCAACATGAGGTGCGAGCATTGCGCCGTCGGCGACAGCCTGACGATGAAGGAAGCGCCGCATCTGCCGCTGGACGCCGTGCTGCGCAGGTTGGATGAGATCGAGCACCTGGAAACGATCAGCCTGACCGGAGGCGAACCGACATTCCGGCTGGAGACGGTACGGGAGTTGATCTTGCCGGTGCTGAAGTACGCCCGCGCGAGGGGCGTCCGTTCCCAGCTGAATTCGAACGTGACGCTGGACTACGGCCGGTATGACGAAATCGCTCCTTACTTGGACGTCATGCATATTTCTTTCAATTATACGGAAGCCGAGGATTTTCACCGCATCGGTTTCGCGAAGTCCGGCCGGGACGTGTCCTTACCGGCGGCGGCCAAGATGTACGAACGGATGATGGACAATGCGCGCAAGCTTTCGGAGGGAGGATTGTTCGTCTCCGCCGAGTCCATGATCAACTTCCGGACGCACGGGAAAATGCCCGAAATCCACCGCTTGATCGTGGATATGGGCTGTAAAAGGCATGAAGTGCACCCGATGTATCCGAGCTCGTTCGCGGCAGGGTTGCCCGTGCTTTCCCGGGAGCAAATGCGAGCGGCGGTGGAGACGCTGCTGGACGCGAGAAACCAAGAAGTCTGGATGCTCTTCGGCACGCTTCCTTTCTTCGCCTGCAGCGAGTCGCCGGAAGAGCGCAGCCTGGTGAAGCGCCTGCGGACCGAACCCGGCGTCACCGTTCGCAACGACCCGGACGGACGGAACCGCGTCAACGTCAATATCTTCAGCGGAGACGTGTACGTCACCGACTTCGCGGCGATCCCGCCGTTCGGCAACATCCTGGACGATAAGCTGGAGGACATTTTCGGCAAGTGGCAAGACCACCCCCTTCAGCGAGGCGTCAGCTGCCATTGTCCGGAAGCGTCCTGCTGCGGGCCGAACCTGCTCGTATCGGACATGTATTACAAGCATGAGGATTTCAGGAGCCGGCGGGCGCTGCCCTGA
- a CDS encoding HD-GYP domain-containing protein — translation MRMMPISLSRPGMKLAKKIYSDDGIVLLAEGVELTATLIRRLGECGISFVYVQDPRTDDILIPELLSEDTQRRAIGEVRNAFREFTEQPGRRKSVTYPYIGRNIRQVIHMIMEDLSRNEDAMIMLMNMQTVDHYLYAHSLNVCVYSTMLGLARGYDQDQLLALGLGSLLHDVGKTQISMQVLLKPGMLTSYEFDEMKRHTERGYYLLKDEPGIPLLAAHCALQHHERLNGTGYPRGLKGDEIHDFAKLIGIVDSYDAMTSHRVYRDAMLPHQAVEALYSGSGTLYDTSMLKLFRDKVAIYPIGITVRLNTGHYAVVVDVNAVSMHRPIVRVMTDEDGVDLKEPYDMDLSKQLNVMISRIEFEKRSMDDPLPA, via the coding sequence ATGCGCATGATGCCGATATCGCTCAGCCGGCCGGGAATGAAGCTCGCCAAAAAAATATATTCCGACGACGGCATCGTGCTTCTTGCGGAAGGAGTCGAATTGACGGCGACGCTCATCCGCAGGCTCGGAGAATGCGGAATCAGTTTCGTTTACGTGCAGGACCCCCGGACCGACGACATCCTCATCCCGGAGCTGCTGTCCGAAGATACGCAGCGGAGAGCGATCGGCGAGGTCCGCAACGCATTCCGGGAATTCACCGAACAGCCCGGACGGCGCAAATCGGTCACGTACCCCTATATCGGCCGCAACATCCGGCAAGTCATCCATATGATCATGGAGGATTTAAGCCGCAACGAAGATGCGATGATCATGCTCATGAATATGCAAACCGTCGACCATTACCTGTACGCCCATTCGCTGAACGTATGCGTATATTCGACCATGCTGGGCTTGGCGCGCGGCTACGACCAGGATCAGCTTCTCGCGCTCGGCTTGGGCTCTTTGCTGCACGACGTCGGGAAAACGCAGATTTCGATGCAGGTGCTCCTCAAACCCGGCATGCTGACTTCCTACGAGTTCGACGAAATGAAACGCCATACCGAACGCGGATACTATTTGCTTAAAGACGAGCCGGGCATTCCGCTGCTTGCCGCGCACTGCGCCTTGCAGCATCATGAGAGGCTGAACGGAACCGGTTATCCCCGCGGCCTTAAGGGAGACGAGATCCACGACTTCGCGAAGCTGATCGGCATCGTGGATTCCTATGATGCGATGACCAGCCACAGGGTTTATCGGGACGCGATGCTTCCCCACCAGGCCGTCGAAGCGCTCTACTCGGGAAGCGGCACGTTGTACGACACTTCGATGTTGAAGCTGTTTCGGGATAAGGTGGCGATTTACCCGATCGGTATCACGGTTAGACTCAACACCGGCCACTATGCGGTGGTGGTGGACGTCAACGCCGTCAGCATGCATCGCCCGATCGTCCGCGTCATGACCGACGAAGACGGCGTCGACCTGAAAGAACCGTACGACATGGATTTATCCAAGCAGCTGAACGTGATGATCTCGCGAATCGAATTCGAGAAACGGAGCATGGATGATCCGCTTCCGGCATAA
- a CDS encoding undecaprenyl-diphosphate phosphatase, translated as MLHWFDSIILGIVEGLTEFLPVSSTGHMILTNQLLGYGQDTPEELKSFEIVIQFAAILAIAIVYRHKILQVFGLGKAESTKSLSVDSLPKRKLNMIHVLLGIVPPLAVAFLFRHPIKDLGFSMQPVLWALVVGGIYMWIAESLYDGGKIKRTAETMDDITYKQAFIIGCIQCISVWPGFSRSGSTIAGGMLTGLSYRAAADFSFFIAIPIMTAATGYELLDSLDQFRNGTLDIGFLLTGFVVSFLVAWIVVVAFLKVLQKIKLKYFAWYRFALAALFFLLVVR; from the coding sequence ATGCTGCATTGGTTCGATTCGATTATCCTAGGCATCGTGGAAGGTTTGACCGAGTTTCTGCCCGTTTCCTCGACAGGCCACATGATCTTGACCAACCAGTTGCTCGGATACGGTCAAGATACCCCCGAGGAGCTCAAAAGCTTCGAAATCGTCATCCAGTTCGCCGCCATTCTGGCCATCGCCATCGTGTATCGGCATAAAATTTTGCAAGTGTTCGGGCTTGGGAAAGCGGAGTCCACCAAGTCCCTGTCCGTCGATTCCCTGCCCAAGCGCAAGTTGAACATGATCCACGTGCTGCTCGGCATCGTGCCGCCGCTCGCCGTCGCGTTTTTGTTCCGCCATCCGATCAAGGACCTCGGGTTTTCGATGCAGCCGGTCTTATGGGCTTTGGTCGTCGGCGGCATCTACATGTGGATTGCCGAATCCCTCTATGATGGCGGCAAAATCAAACGAACCGCCGAAACGATGGACGATATCACGTACAAGCAGGCTTTCATCATCGGCTGTATTCAGTGCATCTCCGTGTGGCCGGGTTTTTCCCGATCCGGTTCGACGATCGCCGGGGGGATGCTTACCGGGCTTAGCTACCGGGCAGCCGCGGACTTCTCCTTCTTCATCGCCATCCCGATCATGACGGCGGCGACGGGTTACGAGTTGCTGGACAGCTTGGACCAATTCCGCAACGGTACTTTGGATATCGGTTTCCTGCTCACGGGATTCGTGGTTTCGTTCCTGGTGGCTTGGATCGTCGTCGTGGCTTTCCTCAAAGTGCTGCAGAAAATCAAGCTCAAGTATTTTGCATGGTACCGTTTCGCGCTTGCCGCCCTTTTCTTCCTGTTGGTCGTTCGATAA
- a CDS encoding bifunctional metallophosphatase/5'-nucleotidase: MTEPKARVTLLHTNDIHSHLEQAAQIAGYVKSIRAKVPADELLLVDCGDFLDRSRPETEGTSGAVNRSLLQAIGYDALLPGNNEGLTYTFEQMNSFYDGLSIPVVCANFRPLRPEDEIGWLKPSLVVRKSGINIGLIGLTAPFNVYYELLGWQASDPVEAAAREVERIRNQADLLIVMSHLGLRQDERLAALVPGIDLILGAHTHHLLEKPLYVGDTAMSAAGKFGSHIGHLRMTLAPESRKWKVEGGCLSTEGWPADEEAEAIIDAGRREAKRRMSRVVAVLEEPLDWAPFRESPLSDFLASVVRRKTGAEIGLVNAGQFLDGLPAGEVTEETVHALCPSPINCCRLKLKGKELLQVMEESLLPEFHELEIRGFGFRGHVLGTLCYDGLEADADLSRRPYERISNVRVDGKPLEPDRDYTIGTLDMFTFGVGHLGLKEGRDVEYLLPEFIRECLIDELGDRQLVRSAAGPRIRLTGRNPSQRL, encoded by the coding sequence ATGACGGAACCGAAAGCCCGGGTCACGCTGCTGCATACGAACGATATCCATAGTCATTTGGAACAAGCCGCTCAAATCGCAGGATACGTTAAGTCCATCCGCGCAAAGGTACCTGCAGACGAACTGTTGCTGGTGGATTGCGGGGATTTTCTCGATCGCTCGAGGCCGGAGACGGAAGGGACGTCCGGCGCCGTGAACCGAAGCCTGCTGCAGGCTATCGGTTACGACGCCCTGCTGCCCGGCAACAACGAAGGATTGACTTATACGTTTGAGCAGATGAATTCCTTCTATGACGGCCTGTCCATCCCGGTCGTTTGCGCCAACTTCCGTCCCTTACGGCCGGAAGATGAAATCGGCTGGCTGAAGCCTTCCCTCGTCGTCCGCAAATCGGGGATCAACATCGGATTGATCGGCCTCACCGCTCCGTTCAACGTTTACTATGAGCTGCTCGGATGGCAAGCTTCCGATCCGGTCGAAGCGGCGGCGCGCGAGGTGGAACGGATAAGGAACCAAGCGGACCTCCTTATCGTGATGTCCCACCTCGGTTTGCGACAAGATGAGAGGCTGGCCGCCCTCGTGCCGGGAATCGACCTCATTCTCGGGGCGCACACCCATCACCTGCTTGAGAAACCGCTGTACGTCGGGGACACCGCCATGTCGGCAGCCGGGAAATTCGGCAGCCACATCGGCCATCTCAGGATGACCCTTGCCCCCGAATCCCGCAAGTGGAAGGTGGAAGGAGGCTGTCTCTCCACGGAGGGCTGGCCTGCGGATGAAGAGGCTGAGGCGATCATCGACGCAGGGAGGCGGGAAGCCAAACGCCGGATGAGCCGCGTTGTGGCGGTGCTCGAAGAACCGCTCGACTGGGCTCCGTTCCGGGAGTCGCCGCTGTCCGATTTCCTCGCTTCCGTCGTCCGCAGGAAAACGGGGGCCGAGATCGGCCTGGTGAACGCGGGGCAATTCCTGGACGGACTCCCGGCCGGTGAAGTCACGGAAGAGACCGTCCATGCGTTATGTCCTTCCCCGATTAATTGCTGCCGTCTGAAGCTGAAGGGGAAGGAACTACTTCAGGTCATGGAGGAAAGCCTGCTCCCCGAATTCCACGAGCTCGAGATCCGCGGCTTCGGCTTTCGCGGCCACGTGCTTGGGACGCTCTGCTACGACGGACTCGAAGCCGACGCCGACCTGTCGCGCCGGCCGTACGAACGGATCTCGAACGTCCGGGTCGACGGGAAACCGCTCGAGCCCGATCGGGATTACACGATCGGCACCCTCGACATGTTCACGTTCGGCGTCGGACATCTTGGGCTGAAAGAAGGAAGGGACGTCGAGTACCTGTTGCCCGAGTTTATTCGGGAATGCTTGATCGACGAGTTGGGAGACCGGCAGTTGGTAAGGTCCGCCGCAGGGCCCCGTATACGGCTGACGGGCCGAAATCCGTCGCAAAGACTTTGA
- a CDS encoding molybdenum cofactor biosynthesis protein translates to MNNAWKISLFAGLAEAFGTRILLAEWPETELTAGRLKSLLAERYPEQADRIAAAFVARNQEYAHDEETVRREDELALLPPVSGGSGEFEAEVPEDAPRFAVIDRPIEVESVIAQASHPDHGALIAFVGTTREWTRGKRTVTLEYEAYVPMAIAALRKIGEEIGERWPGTLTAITHRIGTVDVGESSVVIAVSSAHRAEAYEASRYAIERLKQTVPIWKKEVYEDGTEWIGHQLGPWNPLE, encoded by the coding sequence ATGAATAATGCTTGGAAAATTTCTTTATTCGCGGGTCTGGCCGAGGCGTTCGGTACCCGGATTCTGCTCGCGGAATGGCCGGAGACCGAGCTCACCGCCGGGCGGCTGAAAAGCCTGCTGGCGGAACGTTATCCCGAGCAGGCGGACCGGATTGCCGCCGCCTTCGTCGCACGAAATCAGGAATACGCCCATGACGAGGAAACCGTTAGGCGGGAGGACGAACTTGCGCTCCTTCCTCCCGTTTCCGGCGGCTCCGGTGAATTTGAGGCGGAAGTCCCGGAAGACGCTCCGCGATTTGCAGTCATTGACCGCCCGATCGAAGTGGAGAGCGTCATCGCGCAGGCGTCTCATCCGGACCACGGGGCGTTGATCGCGTTCGTCGGAACGACGCGGGAGTGGACGCGGGGCAAGCGGACCGTGACGTTGGAATACGAGGCCTACGTACCGATGGCGATTGCGGCGCTGCGCAAGATCGGAGAGGAAATCGGCGAGCGCTGGCCCGGCACATTGACCGCCATCACCCACCGCATCGGCACGGTCGACGTCGGCGAAAGCAGCGTCGTGATCGCCGTTTCGTCCGCCCACCGGGCGGAAGCCTACGAGGCGAGCCGTTACGCGATCGAACGCCTGAAACAGACCGTGCCGATTTGGAAAAAAGAAGTCTACGAAGACGGCACCGAGTGGATTGGCCATCAGCTCGGACCGTGGAATCCTCTCGAATAG